In the Hylaeus volcanicus isolate JK05 chromosome 1, UHH_iyHylVolc1.0_haploid, whole genome shotgun sequence genome, one interval contains:
- the LOC128872366 gene encoding inhibitory POU protein: MMYSPDKMMGSKGLHGAPITAPGCFPSGRYSPPPYRAAPDPMPPPPRRCMPNPTSRILEDASIMCNSWSPRHNGDLFGGLNSGLQDGLLSRAEALAADLGKHNAGTPMPLKHDPVSVYHHGAHMPTPHPNNRPHHQMSHPGMESLDMLDPANSMTTLTPMSENTGGGPGHHPGIHGPSVYGGMNGMMSHHHHHGNLGGGGGSVPHSAHHHPAMAAAAAAAAAAGLHPDADTDPRELEAFAERFKQRRIKLGVTQADVGKALANLKLPGVGALSQSTICRFESLTLSHNNMIALKPILQAWLEEAEAQAKNKRRDPDAPSVLPAGEKKRKRTSIAAPEKRSLEAYFAVQPRPSGEKIAAIAEKLDLKKNVVRVWFCNQRQKQKRMKFAAQH, translated from the exons ATGATGTACTCACCGGACAAGATGATGGGGAGCAAGGGACTTCACGGGGCACCGATCACTGCCCCGGGCTGTTTTCCTTCGGGGAGGTATTCGCCGCCACCTTACCGTGCCGCCCCGGACCCCatgccgccgccgccgcgaCGCTGTATGCCTAATCCTACG AGTCGTATATTGGAAGATGCCTCCATTATGTGCAACTCCTGGTCACCAAGGCATAAC GGTGACTTATTCGGGGGCTTGAACAGCGGTCTACAAGACGGCTTACTTTCGAGGGCAGAGGCTTTGGCTGCGGATTTAGGAAAACACAACGCGGGCACCCCAATGCCTTTGAAGCACGACCCTGTTTCCGTCTATCATCATGGAGCCCATATGCCAACCCCCCATCCAAATAACCGGCCGCATCATCAG ATGAGCCATCCGGGAATGGAGAGTCTCGATATGCTGGACCCAGCAAATTCGATGACTACGTTGACGCCAATGTCGGAGAATACCGGCGGCGGGCCCGGGCACCACCCGGGCATCCACGGGCCATCCGTGTACGGGGGCATGAACGGTATGATGAGCCACCACCATCATCACGGAAATCTCGGTGGAGGAGGAGGCAGCGTGCCACATTCAGCTCACCATCATCCAGCCATGGCTGCAGCCGCGGCTGCGGCGGCCGCCGCCGGGCTGCATCCGGACGCGGACACGGACCCCCGAGAGCTGGAAGCGTTCGCCGAAAGATTCAAACAGAGACGCATCAAACTGGGCGTAACGCAGGCTGACGTCGGCAAAGCCCTCGCGAATCTAAAGTTACCAGGCGTTGGGGCGCTCTCACAGTCGACGATATGTCGATTCGAGTCGCTGACACTCTCGCACAACAACATGATCGCCCTCAAGCCAATTCTCCAAGCCTGGCTCGAGGAGGCGGAAGCCCAGGCGAAAAACAAGAGACGAGATCCCGACGCTCCGTCGGTTTTACCCGCTGgggagaagaagagaaagaggacGAGCATAGCCGCGCCCGAGAAACGATCCCTGGAAGCGTATTTCGCCGTGCAACCGCGACCATCCGGCGAAAAAATCGCCGCCATTGCTGAGAAACTCGATCTCAAGAAAAACGTCGTCAGGGTCTGGTTTTGCAACCAGCGACAAAAGCAGAAGCGCATGAAATTCGCGGCCCAACATTGA